The Candidatus Methanoperedens sp. sequence GAAAAGCTATCAACGCTTGGCAATAAAACCCTGATAATAGACCCTTGCGAGAAAAAAAAGGTATGCGCAGGAATCCTCACATCCCAGTATGCAAGGAGATACGGAATAAACCAGGCTTTTGTGGAAAGGGAATTAAAAGGAGTTAAAATCTCATTTCATGACATCAGAGCTGAAATAACGTACAGAAAGGCGACCGAATACTCCATAAACCGTGAATGCTACGATTCCTTTAATCTCGCCCAGGCTGTTGGCGCTGGAAGCGAGTTTAAAAAAGACCTTGTGCTGTCCGTAGATGAAAAAGACTCGTTTGTC is a genomic window containing:
- a CDS encoding FAD-dependent monooxygenase translates to MKYDVAVIGAGPAGSFAAEKLSTLGNKTLIIDPCEKKKVCAGILTSQYARRYGINQAFVERELKGVKISFHDIRAEITYRKATEYSINRECYDSFNLAQAVGAGSEFKKDLVLSVDEKDSFV